A stretch of the Streptomyces sp. NBC_01428 genome encodes the following:
- a CDS encoding esterase/lipase family protein, protein MKVPGTVSPFLPLCQRLFPTKLAGISVALLKATALEFAILAGHLLLYPSGITAERRVVPALPSPDDDATKLPTQAKPPVVLLHGFIDNRSVFLLLRRNLAQHGRQHIESLNYSPLTCDIRTAAELLGRHIEEICERTGHDQVDIVGHSLGGLIARYYAQCLGGDTHIRTLVTLGTPHSGTRVAPLMNAHPIVRQMRPGSSVIEELSRPAPGCRTQFVSFWSDLDHLMDPLETACVEHPDLLAQNVRVSGVGHLALPVHPAVATGIRQALDTEAPAARPAARRGGLTVA, encoded by the coding sequence ATGAAGGTCCCTGGGACGGTATCGCCCTTTCTTCCCCTCTGTCAGCGTCTGTTTCCGACCAAACTCGCCGGGATCTCGGTGGCCCTGCTGAAGGCCACGGCCCTGGAGTTCGCGATCCTCGCCGGGCACCTCCTTCTCTACCCCTCCGGCATCACCGCGGAACGCCGTGTCGTACCGGCGCTCCCCTCCCCGGACGACGACGCGACCAAGCTGCCCACGCAGGCCAAGCCCCCGGTCGTGCTGCTGCACGGCTTCATCGACAACCGCTCGGTCTTCCTCCTGCTGCGCCGCAACCTCGCCCAGCACGGACGGCAGCACATCGAGTCGCTGAACTACTCGCCGCTGACGTGCGACATCCGCACCGCGGCGGAGCTGCTGGGCCGCCACATCGAGGAGATCTGCGAGCGCACGGGCCACGACCAGGTGGACATCGTGGGCCACAGCCTCGGAGGCCTGATCGCCCGGTACTACGCGCAGTGCCTCGGCGGCGACACCCACATCCGCACCCTCGTCACCCTCGGCACCCCGCACTCGGGCACCCGGGTCGCCCCCTTGATGAACGCGCACCCGATCGTCCGCCAGATGCGCCCGGGTTCCTCGGTGATCGAGGAGCTGTCCCGGCCCGCCCCCGGCTGCCGTACGCAGTTCGTCAGCTTCTGGAGCGATCTGGACCACCTGATGGACCCGCTGGAGACGGCCTGCGTCGAGCATCCCGACCTGCTCGCGCAGAACGTGCGGGTGAGCGGGGTCGGCCATCTCGCGCTCCCGGTGCACCCGGCCGTCGCGACCGGGATCCGGCAGGCACTCGACACGGAGGCGCCGGCGGCCCGTCCCGCGGCCCGCAGGGGCGGTCTCACGGTCGCCTGA
- a CDS encoding C40 family peptidase, translating to MAAHRRTRQRSIGGNTARTAVTIALAGVATATAFDGVGHADPQLSPAQVKAKVDTLYKEAEVATEKYNGAEEKAKTAEKHLRTLRDEAARKEDRLNSAREALGSMAAAQYRSGGIDPAVQLALSDDPDRYLDGAAFAERVGTRQSAAVAGVRKQLREIEQLRGAAHVELTSLKARQAELKRQKKTITGKLEAARGLLARLSPAERTHYAEQGAEGGQQRASRSSTRGPAPATAAEAGTSGSTGTTAAPTSRAAEAVAFAYAKLGSPYVWGATGPNAFDCSGLTQAAYRSAGVSLPRTTYAQINAGQRVSRSELQPGDLVFFYSGISHVGIYVGDGQMIHAPNPSAPVRLAPIDQMPFAGATRVV from the coding sequence GTGGCAGCGCACCGCAGGACCAGGCAGCGCTCTATCGGTGGAAACACGGCCCGCACAGCAGTCACCATCGCCCTCGCGGGGGTGGCGACGGCGACCGCCTTCGACGGGGTCGGCCACGCCGACCCCCAGCTCTCGCCGGCCCAGGTGAAGGCCAAGGTCGACACGCTGTACAAGGAGGCGGAGGTCGCCACCGAGAAGTACAACGGCGCCGAGGAGAAGGCCAAGACGGCGGAGAAGCACCTGCGGACCCTGCGGGACGAGGCGGCCCGCAAGGAGGACCGGCTCAACTCGGCTCGGGAGGCGCTCGGTTCGATGGCGGCGGCGCAGTACCGCAGCGGCGGCATCGACCCCGCCGTGCAGCTCGCGCTGTCCGACGACCCCGACCGGTACCTGGACGGTGCCGCGTTCGCCGAGCGGGTCGGCACCCGGCAGTCGGCGGCCGTCGCCGGCGTGCGCAAACAGCTGCGGGAGATCGAGCAGTTGAGGGGCGCCGCCCATGTCGAACTGACCTCGCTCAAGGCCCGCCAGGCCGAGCTGAAGCGCCAGAAGAAGACGATCACCGGGAAGCTGGAGGCGGCCCGCGGCCTGCTGGCCCGGCTCAGCCCCGCCGAGCGCACGCACTACGCGGAGCAGGGCGCGGAGGGCGGACAGCAGCGCGCCTCGCGCTCCTCGACCCGCGGACCCGCCCCGGCGACCGCCGCCGAGGCGGGTACCTCCGGCTCGACCGGTACGACCGCGGCGCCCACCTCACGTGCGGCGGAGGCCGTCGCCTTCGCGTACGCGAAGCTGGGCAGCCCCTACGTGTGGGGCGCCACCGGCCCCAACGCCTTCGACTGCTCCGGCCTCACCCAGGCCGCGTACCGCTCCGCCGGAGTGTCCCTGCCCCGGACGACGTACGCGCAGATCAACGCGGGCCAACGGGTCTCCCGCTCCGAACTCCAGCCCGGCGACCTCGTGTTCTTCTACTCGGGCATCAGTCACGTCGGCATCTACGTGGGCGACGGCCAGATGATCCACGCCCCGAACCCGTCGGCGCCGGTCCGCCTGGCCCCGATCGACCAGATGCCGTTCGCGGGGGCCACGCGGGTGGTGTGA
- a CDS encoding M23 family metallopeptidase: MPVSREGETCRRLSRPHTAGYSHRTALPAPVVEAKEKLVNDRHPSGTATPPAPASDAASALYAPYGGQEAQYGDFTAYGDHSVGAYDPGANANTTGAYATASFATDPLFGDMPGQAGGTGSYDATQWNTGAHQAMNGDPYAAQHQAAYDTGAYDTTAWAGGYQQLAEIPAQHPGPDSSGQWDASAWLQPGQQLDGTQQWNAATQETGAYDATQWNTVGGQDPYGPYEHPQTETYDHPRTEIYEQQPEQAAPVPFDQQATATFQPAAFGQLGSEEGEFDEAGHSADADGSYPEREERGARDDFEAYEAYGDERETPLLDDMEEITPAPRAASRTSSRSRRRSPAKRSALLTIAVPSACVMGVAGIAAASVGGVGGDDTKETTASASDATAVKPSTANNKLDTQLQSLSAGADDFADRASRTQERIDLKAQQVLEKKKAAEEAARKERLRPKFVLPVAQKGLSAYFGQAGINWMSVHTGIDFPVSYGTTVMSATDGTVRTQWNSAYGNMMIVTAKDGTETWYCHLSTYKVSSGTTVKAGDQIAFSGNSGNSTGPHLHFEVRPAGGSAIDPLPWLRSHGLDPT, from the coding sequence ATGCCCGTTTCCCGCGAAGGGGAAACCTGCCGAAGATTGTCGCGCCCGCATACCGCCGGGTACAGTCACCGCACTGCTCTGCCAGCCCCTGTTGTCGAGGCGAAAGAGAAGTTGGTGAACGACCGTCACCCGTCGGGGACAGCAACTCCCCCGGCCCCGGCTTCCGATGCCGCCTCCGCGCTCTACGCGCCCTACGGCGGTCAGGAAGCCCAGTACGGCGACTTCACCGCGTACGGCGACCACTCCGTCGGCGCCTACGATCCCGGTGCGAACGCGAACACCACCGGCGCCTACGCCACCGCGAGTTTCGCCACCGACCCGCTCTTCGGCGACATGCCGGGCCAGGCCGGCGGCACGGGTTCGTACGACGCCACGCAGTGGAACACGGGCGCCCACCAGGCGATGAACGGCGACCCGTACGCGGCGCAGCACCAGGCCGCGTACGACACCGGCGCCTACGACACGACGGCCTGGGCCGGCGGTTACCAGCAGCTCGCCGAAATCCCCGCGCAGCACCCGGGCCCCGACTCCTCGGGCCAGTGGGACGCGAGCGCCTGGCTCCAGCCCGGGCAGCAGCTCGACGGCACCCAGCAGTGGAACGCCGCGACGCAGGAGACCGGCGCGTACGACGCGACGCAGTGGAACACCGTCGGCGGCCAGGACCCGTACGGTCCGTACGAGCACCCGCAGACGGAGACGTACGACCACCCGCGGACCGAGATCTACGAGCAGCAGCCCGAGCAGGCGGCCCCGGTCCCCTTCGACCAGCAGGCGACCGCCACCTTCCAGCCCGCCGCCTTCGGTCAACTCGGCTCCGAAGAGGGCGAGTTCGACGAGGCCGGCCACTCCGCCGACGCGGACGGCTCCTACCCGGAGCGCGAAGAGCGGGGCGCGCGGGACGACTTCGAGGCGTACGAGGCCTACGGCGACGAGCGGGAGACCCCGCTGCTCGACGACATGGAGGAGATCACGCCGGCGCCGCGCGCCGCGTCGCGGACCTCCTCCCGTTCCCGGCGCCGCAGTCCCGCGAAACGTTCCGCCCTGCTGACCATCGCGGTGCCCTCGGCCTGCGTGATGGGTGTCGCGGGGATCGCGGCGGCCTCGGTGGGCGGTGTCGGCGGCGACGACACCAAGGAGACGACGGCCAGCGCCTCGGACGCGACCGCGGTGAAGCCGTCGACCGCGAACAACAAGCTGGACACGCAGTTGCAGAGTCTGTCCGCGGGCGCGGACGACTTCGCCGACCGGGCGAGCCGCACCCAGGAGCGCATCGACCTGAAGGCGCAGCAGGTCCTGGAGAAGAAGAAGGCGGCGGAGGAGGCGGCCCGCAAGGAGCGGCTGCGTCCGAAGTTCGTCCTTCCCGTGGCCCAGAAGGGCCTCAGCGCCTACTTCGGCCAGGCCGGCATCAACTGGATGTCCGTGCACACGGGGATCGACTTCCCCGTCTCGTACGGGACGACGGTGATGTCCGCGACCGACGGGACCGTCCGGACGCAGTGGAACAGCGCGTACGGCAACATGATGATCGTGACCGCGAAGGACGGGACGGAGACGTGGTACTGCCACCTCTCCACCTACAAGGTGTCCTCCGGTACCACTGTGAAGGCCGGTGACCAGATCGCCTTCTCCGGGAACTCCGGCAACTCGACCGGCCCGCACCTGCACTTCGAGGTCCGCCCGGCCGGCGGTTCGGCGATCGACCCGCTCCCGTGGCTGCGCAGCCACGGTCTGGACCCCACGTAA
- a CDS encoding DUF5691 domain-containing protein produces the protein MNTTSSSPDTPVGGSWEDLVTVALLGTERRTPPLRDPGQEPPVALLDAAAVETVRRRAGLRPARAAARPEPAAPDPRTALPPAAARRLAMLLADRPGTGGGGRRGAAPDLMELLPQWLASANAHGFAAPPQTLPALLDAARGRTDLRPAALAFAGPRALWLARLNPEWRFALRSAPGGGASLPGPEESERVQQLWQEGLFAERVALLAAVRAEDPAAARELLVSTWATERAEDRLMFLDSLRSRLGADDEPFLERALSDRSRNVRATAAELLSALPGSALAARMAARAGSCVAVDRTRDTPMIVVEAPHECDAGMERDGVVPKPPAGRGERSWWLGQLVEAAPLGTWQERFGGRSPEETVALPVADDWQKELHAAWCRAAVRQRDPAWSRALLGSPSAPEAGGPGAVSLAERSKLLATLGAGERAEWVAGFIGTHGLSEAFQLLGVCAVPWAGDLGGAVVDALDIARDAGSYPWSFSGVMGLAERCLDPAEAGRLHGLTSVPDETENATPGAGGYWSEAFQRLVTTLRLRAAMATELTPPTEAG, from the coding sequence ATGAACACGACGTCGTCTTCGCCGGACACCCCTGTCGGCGGTTCCTGGGAGGATCTCGTCACCGTGGCGCTCCTGGGGACCGAGCGCCGCACACCGCCGCTGCGGGATCCGGGACAGGAACCTCCGGTGGCCCTGCTGGACGCGGCCGCGGTGGAGACCGTGCGGCGCCGGGCCGGACTGCGGCCGGCGCGGGCGGCGGCCCGCCCGGAGCCCGCCGCGCCGGATCCGCGGACCGCGCTGCCGCCCGCCGCCGCCCGCAGACTGGCGATGCTTCTCGCGGACCGGCCCGGCACGGGAGGCGGCGGCCGCAGAGGAGCGGCCCCGGACCTCATGGAGCTGCTGCCGCAGTGGCTGGCCTCGGCGAACGCCCATGGCTTCGCCGCACCACCGCAGACGCTTCCCGCGCTGCTCGACGCCGCCCGGGGACGTACGGACCTGCGGCCCGCGGCGCTGGCGTTCGCCGGGCCGCGGGCGCTTTGGCTGGCGCGGCTGAACCCGGAGTGGCGGTTCGCGCTGCGTTCCGCTCCGGGCGGCGGCGCCTCGCTGCCGGGACCGGAGGAGAGCGAGCGGGTCCAGCAGTTGTGGCAGGAGGGGCTGTTCGCCGAGCGGGTCGCCCTGTTGGCGGCGGTACGGGCCGAGGATCCCGCCGCCGCGCGGGAGTTGCTCGTGTCGACGTGGGCCACGGAGCGGGCCGAGGACCGGCTGATGTTCCTCGACTCCCTGCGGTCCCGGCTGGGCGCCGACGACGAGCCCTTCCTGGAGCGGGCGTTGTCCGACCGCAGTCGCAACGTACGGGCGACGGCCGCGGAGCTGCTCTCCGCGCTGCCGGGTTCCGCGCTCGCCGCGCGGATGGCGGCCCGGGCGGGCTCGTGCGTGGCCGTCGACCGTACGCGCGACACGCCCATGATCGTGGTCGAGGCGCCGCACGAGTGCGATGCCGGGATGGAGCGGGACGGCGTGGTGCCGAAGCCTCCGGCGGGGCGGGGTGAACGGTCCTGGTGGCTGGGCCAGTTGGTCGAGGCGGCACCGCTCGGGACCTGGCAGGAGCGGTTCGGCGGGCGTTCGCCGGAGGAGACGGTCGCGCTGCCCGTGGCGGACGACTGGCAGAAGGAGCTGCACGCGGCCTGGTGCCGGGCGGCGGTCCGGCAGCGCGATCCCGCGTGGTCACGGGCCCTGCTCGGGTCGCCCTCCGCGCCGGAGGCAGGTGGGCCGGGGGCCGTGTCGCTGGCCGAGCGCTCCAAACTCCTCGCGACGCTGGGCGCGGGCGAACGGGCCGAGTGGGTGGCGGGGTTCATCGGGACGCACGGGCTGTCCGAGGCGTTCCAGCTGCTCGGGGTGTGCGCGGTTCCCTGGGCCGGGGACCTCGGCGGAGCGGTGGTCGACGCGCTCGACATCGCACGGGACGCGGGCAGCTATCCCTGGAGTTTCAGCGGCGTGATGGGGCTGGCCGAGCGGTGCCTGGACCCGGCGGAGGCGGGGCGTCTCCACGGTCTCACCTCGGTCCCGGACGAGACGGAGAACGCGACACCGGGCGCCGGCGGCTACTGGTCCGAGGCCTTCCAGCGCCTGGTGACGACCCTGCGCCTCAGAGCGGCCATGGCCACCGAGCTGACGCCTCCGACAGAGGCGGGGTGA
- a CDS encoding cobalamin B12-binding domain-containing protein, whose product MGVAAGPIRVVVAKPGLDGHDRGAKVIARALRDAGMEVIYTGLHQTPEQIVDTAIQEDADAIGLSILSGAHNTLFAAVIELLKEREAEDIKVFGGGIIPEADIAPLKEKGVAEIFTPGATTTAIVDWVRENVRQPAGA is encoded by the coding sequence ATGGGTGTGGCAGCCGGACCGATCCGCGTGGTGGTGGCCAAGCCGGGGCTCGACGGTCACGACCGCGGGGCCAAGGTGATCGCGCGGGCGCTGCGCGACGCCGGTATGGAGGTCATCTACACCGGGCTCCACCAGACGCCCGAGCAGATCGTCGACACCGCGATCCAGGAGGACGCCGACGCGATCGGCCTGTCCATCCTCTCCGGTGCCCACAACACGCTCTTCGCGGCCGTCATCGAGCTCCTCAAGGAGCGCGAGGCGGAGGACATCAAGGTCTTCGGCGGCGGCATCATCCCCGAGGCGGACATCGCGCCCCTCAAGGAGAAGGGTGTCGCGGAGATCTTCACTCCGGGCGCGACGACCACGGCGATCGTCGACTGGGTCCGGGAGAACGTGAGGCAGCCCGCGGGCGCCTGA
- the pcrA gene encoding DNA helicase PcrA, translating to MSSLFDDSFLADLKPSAAHEDEHPPPPEDEHAAEPVADDLFGGRFDVPPSRDAYYRDGAHRPAVDPAALLDGLNENQRAAVVHSGSPLLIVAGAGSGKTRVLTHRIAHLLGERHVHPGQILAITFTNKAAGEMKERVEQLVGPRANAMWVMTFHSACVRILRRESKQLGFTSSFSIYDAADSKRLMALVCRDLDLDPKRFPPKSFSAKISNLKNELIDEEDFAAQATDGFEKTLAQAYAMYQSRLREANALDFDDLIMTTVNLLRAFPDVAEHYRRRFRHVLVDEYQDTNHAQYALVRELVGTSEHPVDVPPSDADLPPAELCVVGDADQSIYAFRGATIRNILQFEEDYPNAKTILLEQNYRSTQTILTAANAVIERNESRRPKNLWTNAGAGSNITGYVADTEHDEAQFVADEIDRLTDAGEAKAGDVAVFYRTNAQSRVFEEVFIRVGLPYKVVGGVRFYERKEVRDVLAYLRVLSNPEDSVPLRRILNVPKRGIGDRAEAMIDALSQREKISFPQALRRVDEAYGMAARSTNAVRRFNTLMEDLRTIVESGAGPATILEAVLERTGYLAELQASTDPQDETRIENLQELAAVALEFEQETGEDETPAGLAAFLERVALVADSDQIPDEEDGNGVITLMTLHTAKGLEFPVVFLTGMEDGVFPHMRALGQVKELEEERRLAYVGITRARERLYLTRSSMRSAWGQPSYNPPSRFLEEIPATHLDWKRTGAISSQPAGPVSGVAASLSSTRSRSAASGASGFATRRGVSEKPVVALAVGDRVTHDQFGLGTVVGVNGTGANAEATVDFGEPKPKRLLLRYAPVEKL from the coding sequence ATGAGCAGCCTCTTTGACGACAGCTTCCTGGCGGACCTCAAGCCCTCCGCGGCCCACGAGGACGAGCACCCGCCGCCGCCCGAGGACGAGCACGCCGCGGAGCCGGTCGCGGACGACCTGTTCGGCGGCCGGTTCGACGTGCCGCCGAGCCGCGACGCGTACTACCGCGACGGCGCCCACCGGCCCGCCGTGGACCCCGCGGCCCTCCTCGACGGGCTGAACGAGAACCAGCGCGCGGCCGTGGTCCACTCCGGCTCCCCGCTGCTCATCGTGGCCGGCGCGGGCTCCGGCAAGACCCGCGTGCTCACCCACCGCATCGCCCACCTGCTCGGCGAGCGCCATGTGCACCCCGGCCAGATCCTCGCGATCACCTTCACGAACAAGGCCGCCGGCGAGATGAAGGAGCGGGTCGAGCAGCTCGTGGGCCCCCGGGCCAACGCGATGTGGGTGATGACCTTCCACAGCGCCTGCGTCCGCATCCTGCGCCGCGAGAGCAAGCAGCTCGGCTTCACCTCGTCCTTCTCGATCTACGATGCCGCCGACTCCAAGCGTCTGATGGCGCTCGTCTGCCGCGACCTCGATCTCGACCCGAAGCGCTTCCCGCCGAAGTCGTTCAGCGCCAAGATCTCGAACCTGAAGAACGAGCTGATCGACGAGGAGGACTTCGCCGCGCAGGCCACCGACGGTTTCGAGAAGACCCTCGCCCAGGCCTACGCGATGTACCAGTCGCGGCTCCGCGAGGCCAACGCGCTCGACTTCGACGACCTGATCATGACCACGGTCAACCTGCTCCGCGCCTTCCCGGACGTCGCCGAGCACTACCGCCGCCGCTTCCGGCACGTCCTGGTCGACGAGTACCAGGACACCAACCACGCGCAGTACGCCCTCGTGCGGGAGCTCGTCGGCACCTCCGAGCACCCCGTGGACGTCCCGCCCAGCGACGCCGACCTGCCGCCCGCCGAGCTGTGCGTCGTGGGTGACGCCGACCAGTCGATCTACGCCTTCCGCGGCGCGACCATCCGCAACATCCTCCAGTTCGAGGAGGACTACCCGAACGCGAAGACGATCCTCCTGGAGCAGAACTACCGCTCCACGCAGACGATCCTCACCGCCGCCAACGCGGTCATCGAGCGCAACGAGTCCCGCCGCCCCAAGAACCTGTGGACGAACGCGGGCGCGGGCTCGAACATCACGGGCTACGTCGCGGACACCGAGCACGACGAGGCGCAGTTCGTCGCCGACGAGATAGACCGTCTCACCGACGCGGGCGAGGCCAAGGCCGGCGACGTCGCGGTCTTCTACCGGACGAACGCCCAGTCCCGTGTCTTCGAAGAGGTCTTCATCCGCGTCGGCCTGCCCTACAAGGTCGTCGGCGGAGTCCGCTTCTACGAGCGCAAGGAGGTCCGGGACGTCCTCGCCTACCTGCGGGTGCTGTCCAACCCCGAGGACTCGGTCCCGCTGCGCCGCATCCTGAACGTGCCCAAGCGCGGCATCGGCGACCGCGCCGAGGCGATGATCGACGCCCTGTCGCAGCGCGAGAAGATCAGCTTCCCGCAGGCCCTGCGCCGCGTCGACGAGGCCTACGGCATGGCCGCCCGTTCGACGAACGCGGTCCGGCGGTTCAACACGCTGATGGAGGACCTCCGCACGATCGTCGAGTCCGGCGCGGGCCCGGCCACCATCCTGGAGGCCGTCCTCGAACGCACCGGTTACCTCGCCGAGTTGCAGGCGTCGACCGACCCGCAGGACGAGACCCGCATCGAGAACCTCCAGGAACTCGCCGCCGTGGCCCTGGAGTTCGAGCAGGAGACCGGCGAGGACGAGACCCCGGCCGGACTCGCCGCGTTCCTGGAGCGGGTCGCGCTCGTCGCCGACTCCGACCAGATCCCGGACGAGGAGGACGGCAACGGCGTCATCACCCTGATGACCCTGCACACCGCCAAGGGCCTCGAATTCCCCGTGGTGTTCCTGACCGGCATGGAGGACGGCGTCTTCCCGCACATGCGCGCCCTCGGGCAGGTCAAGGAACTGGAGGAGGAGCGCCGCCTGGCCTACGTCGGCATCACCCGCGCGCGGGAGCGGCTCTACCTCACCCGTTCCTCGATGCGCAGCGCGTGGGGACAGCCGTCGTACAACCCGCCCTCCCGCTTCCTGGAGGAGATCCCGGCGACGCATCTGGACTGGAAGCGCACCGGCGCGATCTCGTCCCAGCCCGCCGGTCCCGTCTCCGGTGTCGCGGCCTCCCTGTCGTCCACGCGCTCGCGGTCCGCGGCCTCGGGAGCGTCCGGGTTCGCCACCCGTCGCGGTGTGTCCGAGAAGCCGGTGGTCGCGCTCGCCGTCGGCGACCGCGTCACGCACGACCAGTTCGGCCTCGGCACGGTCGTCGGGGTGAACGGCACGGGAGCGAACGCGGAGGCGACGGTCGACTTCGGCGAGCCCAAGCCGAAGCGGCTCCTGCTGCGGTACGCGCCGGTGGAGAAGCTGTAG
- a CDS encoding C40 family peptidase — translation MASHRKSRPTGSRMAGIRTPVLATAALTSVALLSQTANAAPSAEPKPSVEEVEKKVNDLYHQAETATEKYNATRERTTKQRKRVDTLLDDVAERTEKLNSAREELGSFAAAQYRTGASTPGTATLLLADDPQDYFDQTQLMSRLTTRQKAAVDDYVTEQAATTKKRTEASESLQSLTTSQNALKTSKATVQRKLSAARDLLSKLTAEEKARLAAIEKKKREQAAAKAAELARQQAAAEKAAKEKATEQGSSSGGTTGSSGSTATDPSYATKAGKALAFARTQIGKPYVWGATGPDSYDCSGLTQAAWKAAGVSLPRVTYDQVNAGTTVSLTDAKPGDLVFFYDDISHVGLYIGNGMMIHAPKPGAYVREESIYYDGTSAIHSVVRPA, via the coding sequence TTGGCGTCGCACCGCAAGTCGCGTCCTACGGGTTCGCGCATGGCTGGCATACGGACCCCCGTCCTCGCGACGGCCGCCCTCACCTCCGTGGCCCTGCTCTCCCAGACGGCGAACGCCGCGCCCTCGGCCGAGCCGAAGCCCAGCGTCGAAGAGGTCGAGAAGAAGGTCAACGACCTCTACCACCAGGCCGAGACGGCCACCGAGAAGTACAACGCCACCCGGGAGAGGACCACCAAGCAGCGCAAGCGCGTCGACACCCTCCTCGACGACGTGGCCGAGCGCACCGAGAAGCTCAACTCCGCGCGCGAGGAGCTGGGTTCGTTCGCCGCCGCGCAGTACCGCACGGGCGCCTCCACGCCCGGCACCGCGACGCTGCTGCTCGCCGACGACCCGCAGGACTACTTCGACCAGACGCAGTTGATGAGCCGTCTGACGACCCGGCAGAAAGCGGCCGTCGACGACTACGTCACCGAGCAGGCGGCGACCACCAAGAAGCGCACCGAGGCCAGCGAGAGCCTCCAGTCGCTGACCACCTCGCAGAACGCCCTCAAGACGTCCAAGGCGACGGTGCAGCGCAAGCTCTCCGCGGCCCGCGACCTGCTCTCGAAGCTGACCGCCGAGGAGAAGGCGCGGCTGGCGGCGATCGAGAAGAAGAAGCGGGAGCAGGCGGCGGCCAAGGCGGCGGAACTGGCGCGTCAGCAGGCCGCGGCGGAGAAGGCGGCCAAGGAGAAGGCCACCGAGCAGGGGTCGTCGTCGGGCGGCACCACCGGCTCGTCCGGCTCGACGGCCACGGACCCCTCGTACGCGACGAAGGCCGGCAAGGCGCTCGCCTTCGCCCGCACGCAGATCGGCAAGCCGTACGTGTGGGGCGCGACCGGCCCGGACTCCTACGACTGCTCGGGCCTGACCCAGGCCGCCTGGAAGGCCGCCGGTGTCTCCCTGCCGCGTGTCACCTACGACCAGGTGAACGCCGGCACGACGGTCTCCCTCACCGACGCGAAGCCCGGTGACCTGGTCTTCTTCTACGACGACATCAGCCACGTCGGGCTCTACATCGGCAACGGCATGATGATCCACGCGCCGAAGCCGGGAGCGTACGTCCGCGAGGAGTCGATCTACTACGACGGCACCTCGGCGATCCACAGCGTGGTCCGCCCCGCCTAG
- a CDS encoding tellurite resistance/C4-dicarboxylate transporter family protein — translation MPDTSDRPQIPAWWARRAPAAGAAVMATGILSVGLYLTDHETLSRIALALASVGWLALAADFAVRLVRDRARWVREAGTPAGLTAVAATTVLGIRFSALGWQTLAEALLALAALLWPVLLVAVVRHWRRRAAGGVFLVCVATQGLSVLGSSVASAERWDWLAHAAMVLFWLGLILYVIAYTRFDLREVARGAGDHWIAGGALGISALAGATLVAAHHVNPYLWNDDDQGALRATTTVLVTLALVGFCLLLVAEVVWPRPRYALERWGTVFPMGMTAVAALAVSAALDVSWLKGLGEVLLWISVAAWLAVAAGAVLAARSTARGATPGAPG, via the coding sequence ATGCCGGATACGTCAGACCGTCCTCAGATCCCCGCCTGGTGGGCGCGGCGGGCGCCCGCCGCCGGGGCCGCCGTCATGGCCACCGGCATCCTCTCGGTGGGCCTGTATCTGACCGACCACGAGACCCTTTCCCGGATCGCGCTGGCCCTCGCGTCCGTCGGCTGGCTGGCGCTCGCCGCCGACTTCGCCGTCCGGCTGGTGCGGGACCGGGCCCGGTGGGTCCGGGAGGCCGGCACCCCGGCCGGGCTGACCGCCGTCGCGGCGACGACCGTGCTGGGCATCCGCTTCTCGGCACTGGGGTGGCAGACCCTCGCCGAGGCCCTCCTCGCACTGGCGGCCCTGCTCTGGCCCGTGCTGCTCGTGGCCGTCGTACGGCACTGGCGGCGGCGCGCGGCGGGCGGGGTGTTCCTCGTCTGTGTGGCCACGCAGGGCCTGTCGGTGCTGGGCTCGTCGGTCGCGTCGGCCGAGCGCTGGGACTGGCTCGCGCATGCCGCGATGGTGCTGTTCTGGCTGGGGCTCATCCTCTACGTGATCGCGTACACGCGGTTCGACCTGCGGGAGGTGGCACGGGGCGCCGGGGACCACTGGATCGCGGGCGGCGCGCTCGGCATCTCGGCGCTGGCGGGGGCCACGCTCGTCGCCGCGCACCACGTGAACCCGTACCTGTGGAACGACGACGACCAGGGTGCGCTGCGCGCGACGACCACCGTGCTGGTGACGCTGGCCCTCGTCGGGTTCTGCCTGCTGCTCGTGGCGGAGGTGGTGTGGCCGCGCCCGCGCTACGCGCTGGAGCGCTGGGGGACGGTGTTCCCGATGGGAATGACGGCGGTGGCCGCCCTCGCCGTCTCGGCCGCCCTCGACGTCTCCTGGCTCAAGGGGCTCGGAGAGGTCCTGCTGTGGATCTCGGTGGCGGCGTGGCTGGCGGTCGCCGCGGGCGCGGTCCTGGCGGCGCGGTCGACGGCGCGGGGCGCCACGCCCGGCGCCCCGGGATGA